DNA sequence from the Sphingomonas taxi genome:
ACACGATGTCAGCGCCACGCCGAACCGGCTCGGCAGCGAGGCCGGCGCACGCGCGAACACCACCGCCGCCAGCATCAGCAACCCGATCGCACCGCCGCGAAACAGAAGGTCGAGGTCTGCGATCACCGGCGGTACGAGCTGCGGGTCATGCGTCGCCGAAACCATGGTGCGGCCGATATGTCCAGTACCGCCGTCACGCGCGCCGCCCGCGGCATCCCGTCCGTTCAGAAGCGGAACAACGTGCCGAGATAATAGGCGCGGCCATTCTCGAGCTCTTCGCTGAGCAGGCCGAAGCCGGGACCAACCATACGCGTCGGGCGATTGCCCGACAGGTTCTTGCCCTGTGCCACCACGGTGATCGCGCGCGACAGGCGTATACGCACCTGCGCATCGAAGGTGTCGCTCGCCTTGTAGCGCACGTCTTGCGTCGGGTCGGTGGTCGAGACGGTCAGCAACAGCGGCGAGAGGTGGTTCCACGCGCCCTGCACCGTCACCGGGCCGAGGGTGTAGAACGCACGGGCATTGGCGACGACGTTCGCGCTTTCGACCAGGCTGGACAGGCGGCGGCGGGTGCCGTTGGCCATCATCACCGTCGGCGGCGTCGGTTGCAGCAGGGTGACGTTGGCGGCAAGACCGAGGCCGTCGAGCGGCTGCGGCAGGAAGGCCATGCGGGTGACCACCGCATTGAGTTCGACGCCGTGGATCACCGTGCCGCTGGCATTGACCGGTCGCGTTGTGGTGACCTGCGTGACGACGCCGTTATACGGTTGCAGCGCGGTGTCGCTGACCGTCAGGATCTCGTCGCGCACCGTCTTGATGAAGCCCGCCGCCGAGAACAGGACGTCGCGGCCGGCGTAATATTCGAGGCTGACGTCGTAATTGTCGCTCCGGCGGGGGCGGAGCTGCGCATTGCCGGTCGTGATGGTGACGAAGTTGGTCCCGGTGTTGATCGCGATGGACTGCCGTCCCGCCAGATCGTTGTAATTGGGCCGGGCGAGCGTCCGGCTGAAGGCGGCGCGGGCGCGCAGATCCGCGGTGACGGTCCAATCGAGCTGCGCGGACGGCAGCCAGTCGTGATAATGCTGGCGCTGCTGCCCGTAGCCGAGACGCGTCGTCTTGCCGAGCGTGGTAAAATTGTACGAGCCCGTCGACAATCCGGTGTCTTCGTAGCGGATGCCGGCGGTCAGCCGCACCGCGTCGCGGGCGTAGCGCCCCATCAGATAGCCGGCCTTGATCTCTTCGGTCAGCGTATAGTCGGATTGCAGGCTGGCCTGGCCGTTGGTCGCGTTCGCCGTGAATTTGCCGGGATTGTCATGGAAATAGGCGGTGACCGCGGCCGGATCGAAGAACATCACGCGCTGTCCGCTGCTGTTATAGGGCGTATACCGTTGCGGCGCGATGAAGCTGGAGAGCGGTGCGGCCCCGGCAACCGGGGTGTAATCGCTGACGGTGCGGTCGTAGCGGCGGTCGAGGAAGCGGGCATAGGCGCCCGTCGCAATGCCGAACCCGTCATCCTCATTCGCCATGTTGACCGTCAGATTGGCGCGCGCAGTCAGCGCCTTCTCCTTCTGATCGTCGGGCGTGGTCTGATAGTCGTAGAAATTGTATTTGGTCGGATCGGTCACATAGGCCGGCTCCGCGAAGGTGAATTGCGGGAAGCCGCCCGGCGTGAGCGCATAAGCGTAAGCGAGACGTGTGCCGGCGGGGATACGGAAGACCGACGTCGTCGCATCCTGACGATAGGTGGCGACCGCATAATTGACCCCGATGTCGGCACGGATATGGTCGCCGGGCGTCAGTTCGCCATGCAGATCGGCATATTTGATGCCGCGCTTCTGAAAGAAGCGGGACTCGTCGGCCTGAGCGTAATTGCCGCTGGTGACCTTGCCGCCCGACGGCGTGACATCGGTGATATAGGTGTAGGTATTGGTCGCCGCGGTCACCGCCGTATTCGGTGTGACGCTGTTCGCCTGTCGATCCTCGTCGTTGGTGTGATGAAATTCGGCGACGGTCAGCGCGCCGTTGAACATCGCATGATCGTCGAACTCCAGCTTGGCGAAGCCGCCGTAGCGCTGGCGAAGATTGTCATAGTGCAGCCAGCGGCGGACCGACGGCACGACGGCGGCATTGCTGGCATCGCTGATCGCCGGGTTCAGCCGCCGCCCGCTTGCGGGATCCACGTAGAGCGGTGTCGTGCTCGCGCTGTCGAGCGACGCGCTCACCCGGCGGAAATAGCTACCGGCGACGACGATGCCGAACTTCCGGTCGGGACCGAAGGTCGTCGCGCCGACCAGTTCGGCCTGGCCCGACGGCGGGTTGCCGCCGCGCGTGCGCCGGAAGTCCCAGCGGCCGATATCGACGCGACCGCCGACGAAGCTCTTGCCGCCATTGTCGAAGGCGCTGCGCGTGCGCAGGTTGGCGATGCCGCCGAGCGCGTTGCCGTTCATCGCCGCGGTCATCGACTTATAGACCTCGACCCGGCTCGCCAGCGACGACGGGATCACGTCAAGCGAGACGTTGCGGCGCGAAATCTCGTTGGCGGGCAGCGGCACGCCGTCGATCTCGACAAGATTGTAATCGGCGTTGAGCCCGCGGATCGAGAGGAATTGCGCCTCGCCACGGCCGTTGTTCTGGATCGTCGAGACGCCCGGCACGCGGGTCAGCGCCTCGCCGAGCCCGAAGTCCGGCAGCGTACCGACCTCGTCGGAACTGATGCTGTCGGAGATGACGGCGATCTCGCGCTTTGCAGCGATGTCCTTTTTCGCCTGCAACCGGGCGCCGGTGACGACGATATCCGCCTCCGGTCCGGCGGTGGCCGACGCATTCTCGCGCGACGCCGATGGAAGCGTGTCGCTTTGCGCGGCGGCGATCGCAGGAACCCCGCCGGACAGCATCAACAGCACACGGCAGGTGGTACGCAGCAACATGACATTTCCCCCTAGGTCTGACTTGGGAGCGTCATTTAATAACTATAGGTGACATACCCGTGACGCGGCGCGATTTGGCGCAGCCGCGCAGACGAAGGGACCTATGACAATGATGTTGCTCGGCATGTTGCTCGCCGCCACATCGGTGGAGGTATCCGGCCTGGTCTATGCCTGCGGCGACGATCAGGTGCGTGAGCTGAAGATCGACAACAAAGCCACCACCGAGTCGTGGCGCTGGTCGGCCAAAACCGCAACCGATCTGCCGCGCGATTATGGCGACCGCCTGCTCGGCCATATCGACGAATGCAAACCGGTCGAGGACGGCCGTGCGATCCTCGTCACCGCATCGACCGGCGGCGCGGTGCTGATCGATCGGGCGACGGGGAAGGTCCGGTTCCGGGCCCGCGTGCCGATGGCGCATTCGGCGGCACTGCTGCCCGGCGGCCTGGTCGCGATCGCGCTGTCGATCGATCCCGCCGGCGACCGGCTTGACCTGTACGATCTCCGGCACAGCGAGCGGGTCATCCAGACCCTGCCGCTGCCCTCCGGTCATGGCGCGGTGTGGGACGAGCGCCGCCAACGGCTGTTCGCCTTGTCGCACGATCTCGTTCAGGCCTTCCGCCTCGACCGCGGCGCGGCCGGGCCGCGGCTGGTCGAAAGCGCGCGCTGGTCGCTGCCGGGCCGGCACGACGGCCATGATCTGTCGCCTGCTCCGGACGGCGGCTATTTTGTCACGACCGACGACGGCGTATGGCGCTTCGATCCCGATGGCGGCAGCTTTGCAGCCTATGCTCCGCTCAATCCCGGCCGGCAGGTCAAGGCGGTGAGTGCGGTCGACGATCGTATCGCCTGGGTGCAGGCCGAGGCGAGCTGGTGGGCGCACGGCTTCACGGTGATGCGCCCGGACGGCAGCGACCGGCGGCATGTGCCGGTGCCCGATCTGCACCTCTACAAGGTGCGCTGGGTACGATGAACCGCCGCCGCACCTTTTTCGGCGGCGTCTTTGCCCTTGGCTGGTTGACACGGCGCGGCGGGCGCGGTGTCGAGGAGCGATGACCGATCCGTTCGCCGGCGCCTTCCCGGCATCCTTCCTGCGCGATGACGGCCGTCGGACGGCGACCGCCAACGAGCGCGTGGTGATGACGCTGCTGTCGAAGCGGGGGGCTGCTTCGCGGGCCGATCTCTCGCGGGCGACCGGCCTCGCTCCGCATTCGATCACCCGCCTGGTCGAGCCGCTGCTCGAACGCGGTCTGGTGGGGGAGGGGGCGCCGGAGATCAGCGGCCGGGGCAAGCCGAGCGCGCCGCTGCGCCTGCTCGCCGACGCCGCCTTCGCCGTCGGCATCTCGGTGATGACCGATGCGGTCTCGCTCGCGCTGATGGATATCACCGGTGCGATCCGGGCACGCGCCTCGGCGCCGCTCGAGAGCGCGGATTTCCCGGCCGCGGCCGATCAGCTCGCGCGCCTGATCGACGATACCGTCCGGGACGCTGGGCTCGATCCGGCGCGGCGAATCGGCATCGGCGTGGGGGTGACCGGCTATTTCGTCGGCGACGGAGCGCGGCTCAACCCGCCTGCGCAGCTCGATCCCTGGGCGTTGATTCCGCTCGATACATTGCTGGCGGATCGACTCGGCGGGCCGTTATGGGTCGCCAATGACGGCAATGTCGCGGCGGTGGGCGAGGCGATGCTGGGGGTCGGGCGGACGGTAAGCGATTTCGCCTATCTCTATTTCGCGGCAGGCTTCGGCGGCGGTGTGGTCGCGGGCGGTGCGCCGATGCGCGGTGCGCATCGCAACGCCGGCGAATTCGCCTCGATCCTGCCCGAAGGCTGGGCGCAACCGAATCTGGAGACACTGCGGCTCTGGCTTGCGGCGCATGGCCAATCGTGGCCCGACCTGCATGCCATGCTCTCTGGCTTCGATCCGCACGATCCGGCCATCAACGGCTGGCTCGACACGTGCGCGCCCTCGCTCAACCTCGTCGCCTCGGCGATTTCCGCGATCCTCGATCCCGAACTGATCGTACTCGGCGGCAGACTGCCGCCCGCGCTGGCCGACCGGATCGCCGCCCGCATCCGCTTCACCAACCCAGAGCGTCGGGGGCATCACCGTCCCGCCCCGCGGATCGTCAGCTCCGCGATCGGCACCGACGCCCCCGTCATCGGTGCCGCGATGCTGCCGATGCGCGCCGCTTTCTTCACCTAACACGTCGATTGGGGGGCGCCAGCGATCTGGCATGCGGGCCGGCATTCATCGCAACCGCCGCCCATAGACGTCCTGTACCTCCACCGGTCCAAGTCCCAGCGCCCGGATAGCGGGTTCGATCCGGCGGAGGTCGCCGGAAATGCTCCAGACGAAATCGTCGGTGCGGAACGTTTCCGCGGCAACCTTGCGCGCCTCGTCCAGTGAGATGCCGCGGACGATATCCGGCACGCCGGTGACATAATCGAGCGGCATGTCGCGCGTGTCCGCGTCGAGCATCGCGCCGAGATAGGCCGCGTTGGAGCTCAATCCGGTTTCCATGCGGTTGAGCACGGCGGTCTTCTGTCCGTCCAGCTCTGCCCACGTCAGCGGCCGGTCGTGGGTGAACGCGCCGATCTCCTTGACGATCTCGCGGATCGCGTCGGCGGTATTGTCGGTCTGCACCGCGCCGCTGACGTAGAAGGTGCGCTGCGACTGGACCGAGCCGCCGAGGTGCGAATACATGCCGTACGACCAGCCCTTCTCCTCGCGCACGGTCATGTTGATACGGCTCGTGAAGCTTTCGCCGAGTGCGGAATTGGCGAGCTGTTCGGCCATTGTCCGTCGCGCCTCCCAAGGCTCGATCAGGCGGCCGGCGAGGATGTTGCTCTGCTCGGCACCGGGCACGTCGATCAGCACGACGCGGACGCCGGTCGGACGGGCCAACGCAGTGGCGATCGTCGCGGCGGGCTTGGCATCGACATGCCAGTTGCCGAGATGCTGTTCGAGGAGCGTACGGGCCTTTTCGAGCGTGATGTCGCCGACGAAATAGGCGGTCAGATTGGCCGGCGCGAGTTCGTTGCGATAGAAAGCGAGCATCTCGTCGCGCGACACCTTCTTCGCCTCGGCGCGCGTGTCGATCCAGCCGTAAGGATGGTCTCGACCCCATAATGCCGAGTTGAACAACGCGCTCTGCGCATTGGCGGGATTGCTCTCATAGGCATCGAACGTCTGATCGACGCGGGCGATATATTCGTCGATCTTCTTCTGTGGGAATAACGGTTCGCGCAGCACCTCGGCGACGAGGTCGATCCCCGCGCCCAGCCCGGCCGTGTGGCTCGCGAAGCTCAAGGTGCAGCGCCGGTCGCCGCTGCCCGTGCCGGGGAAGATCCCCAGATCGCGCATCCGCGCTTCCAGCGCGCCGTGGGGATAACGCTGACTGCCCTCGAACAGGCTGCCGAACGTATGGGTCGACAGCCCCCGCGGATAGCGATGATCGATCATCTGGCCGGTGGCGAATTGGAGTGCGACACTGACCAGCGGGAGCCGCGGCCGGTGCACGACGACCAGTCTGGCGCCGTTGGCGAGCGTCGCGCGCTCGATCGTCGGGAAGGGGCGCGACGATGATGTCGCCGCCGTGGCTGCCGGTGGTTGATGCCGGTCGACCGATCCGGCAATTGCCGGCTGTGTTTTCGGTTCCGGGTCGGTGCGAACCGCGAGATAGGGACGCGAGAGCCATTTGCGCGCCACCGCCGCAATTTCGAACGGTGTCGCTTCCTTCTCCCAACGGCGGCCGACCTTGAACAGCAAGGGATCGCCGGCGATCAGTTCGCCCGCCTCCAGCAGGCCGCCGACCGATTGCGGAGTCTCCAGCGAGGCGAGCAGCGACTTGTCCTTGATCGCGAAATTCTGGCGCAGCACCACCGGGTCCGGCCCGTCGCGCAGCAGCTTCGCCATCACCGCGTCGATGCGCCGGTCGATCTCGGCGATATCCCCGCCCGGTTTGACGTCGACCCCGATTGAGAAGGTGCCGTTGACCGAAGCGTCGCCGAAGCTCGCCGATACGCCGAGGGCCGGGCCGTCGTTTTCGACCAGCGCGTGATTGAGCGCGAGCTGCGGCGCACCGGCGATCGCGGAGGCGAACATTTGGAGCAGCGTCCCCTCGCGTTCGTCCCCGGTCGGCACCGGCCAGGTGCGCTCGAGCTGGATCGTACCGCTTTTGCCGAAGAAGTGGAGCTGCTTGCCCTCGCCGAGCACCGGCACCCAGCGTTTGATCTCCTGGACGCGCTTGCCCGGTCGCACATCCTTGAAATAGAGCGCGACCTTCTCGCGTGCCGTCACCGGGTCGATATCGCCGGCAAGCAGCAGGATGGCGTTGCCGGCGCCATAATAATTGTCGAACCAGCTCCGTGCATCGGCGACGCTGGCGTTGTCGAGATCCTGCATCGATCCGATCGGCGCGTGATCGTACGGATGGCCTTTTGGATAGAGAGCGGTGGTATAGGCTGCGCTGCGTGCGGCGGATTCCGGCGTCTCGCGTTGCCGCTTCTCGTTCTTGACCACGGCGCGCTGGCCGTCGAGTGCCTTGAGGTCGATCGCA
Encoded proteins:
- a CDS encoding TonB-dependent receptor, whose protein sequence is MLLRTTCRVLLMLSGGVPAIAAAQSDTLPSASRENASATAGPEADIVVTGARLQAKKDIAAKREIAVISDSISSDEVGTLPDFGLGEALTRVPGVSTIQNNGRGEAQFLSIRGLNADYNLVEIDGVPLPANEISRRNVSLDVIPSSLASRVEVYKSMTAAMNGNALGGIANLRTRSAFDNGGKSFVGGRVDIGRWDFRRTRGGNPPSGQAELVGATTFGPDRKFGIVVAGSYFRRVSASLDSASTTPLYVDPASGRRLNPAISDASNAAVVPSVRRWLHYDNLRQRYGGFAKLEFDDHAMFNGALTVAEFHHTNDEDRQANSVTPNTAVTAATNTYTYITDVTPSGGKVTSGNYAQADESRFFQKRGIKYADLHGELTPGDHIRADIGVNYAVATYRQDATTSVFRIPAGTRLAYAYALTPGGFPQFTFAEPAYVTDPTKYNFYDYQTTPDDQKEKALTARANLTVNMANEDDGFGIATGAYARFLDRRYDRTVSDYTPVAGAAPLSSFIAPQRYTPYNSSGQRVMFFDPAAVTAYFHDNPGKFTANATNGQASLQSDYTLTEEIKAGYLMGRYARDAVRLTAGIRYEDTGLSTGSYNFTTLGKTTRLGYGQQRQHYHDWLPSAQLDWTVTADLRARAAFSRTLARPNYNDLAGRQSIAINTGTNFVTITTGNAQLRPRRSDNYDVSLEYYAGRDVLFSAAGFIKTVRDEILTVSDTALQPYNGVVTQVTTTRPVNASGTVIHGVELNAVVTRMAFLPQPLDGLGLAANVTLLQPTPPTVMMANGTRRRLSSLVESANVVANARAFYTLGPVTVQGAWNHLSPLLLTVSTTDPTQDVRYKASDTFDAQVRIRLSRAITVVAQGKNLSGNRPTRMVGPGFGLLSEELENGRAYYLGTLFRF
- a CDS encoding DUF6528 family protein yields the protein MTMMLLGMLLAATSVEVSGLVYACGDDQVRELKIDNKATTESWRWSAKTATDLPRDYGDRLLGHIDECKPVEDGRAILVTASTGGAVLIDRATGKVRFRARVPMAHSAALLPGGLVAIALSIDPAGDRLDLYDLRHSERVIQTLPLPSGHGAVWDERRQRLFALSHDLVQAFRLDRGAAGPRLVESARWSLPGRHDGHDLSPAPDGGYFVTTDDGVWRFDPDGGSFAAYAPLNPGRQVKAVSAVDDRIAWVQAEASWWAHGFTVMRPDGSDRRHVPVPDLHLYKVRWVR
- a CDS encoding ROK family transcriptional regulator — encoded protein: MTDPFAGAFPASFLRDDGRRTATANERVVMTLLSKRGAASRADLSRATGLAPHSITRLVEPLLERGLVGEGAPEISGRGKPSAPLRLLADAAFAVGISVMTDAVSLALMDITGAIRARASAPLESADFPAAADQLARLIDDTVRDAGLDPARRIGIGVGVTGYFVGDGARLNPPAQLDPWALIPLDTLLADRLGGPLWVANDGNVAAVGEAMLGVGRTVSDFAYLYFAAGFGGGVVAGGAPMRGAHRNAGEFASILPEGWAQPNLETLRLWLAAHGQSWPDLHAMLSGFDPHDPAINGWLDTCAPSLNLVASAISAILDPELIVLGGRLPPALADRIAARIRFTNPERRGHHRPAPRIVSSAIGTDAPVIGAAMLPMRAAFFT
- a CDS encoding M16 family metallopeptidase, with product MFEYAPNDTWQWRDARFLAGCRTKPKQAFLHTDIVGISWSGDQDGLLVAAGMCTHQQSSLERVLSMKVRKTLILCFFMVSCALPALTVQAAATRPHRTAAAVAAARHDAPDLIEQIKLPFERFTLPNGLTVIVYPDHSVPKVLVSVTYRVGSKDEPQGKTGFAHLFEHMMFQETENRKGEYFKKLLDDGAIDVNGNTTTDRTRYYEVVPTRELDLALWMESDRMQYLPGAIDLKALDGQRAVVKNEKRQRETPESAARSAAYTTALYPKGHPYDHAPIGSMQDLDNASVADARSWFDNYYGAGNAILLLAGDIDPVTAREKVALYFKDVRPGKRVQEIKRWVPVLGEGKQLHFFGKSGTIQLERTWPVPTGDEREGTLLQMFASAIAGAPQLALNHALVENDGPALGVSASFGDASVNGTFSIGVDVKPGGDIAEIDRRIDAVMAKLLRDGPDPVVLRQNFAIKDKSLLASLETPQSVGGLLEAGELIAGDPLLFKVGRRWEKEATPFEIAAVARKWLSRPYLAVRTDPEPKTQPAIAGSVDRHQPPAATAATSSSRPFPTIERATLANGARLVVVHRPRLPLVSVALQFATGQMIDHRYPRGLSTHTFGSLFEGSQRYPHGALEARMRDLGIFPGTGSGDRRCTLSFASHTAGLGAGIDLVAEVLREPLFPQKKIDEYIARVDQTFDAYESNPANAQSALFNSALWGRDHPYGWIDTRAEAKKVSRDEMLAFYRNELAPANLTAYFVGDITLEKARTLLEQHLGNWHVDAKPAATIATALARPTGVRVVLIDVPGAEQSNILAGRLIEPWEARRTMAEQLANSALGESFTSRINMTVREEKGWSYGMYSHLGGSVQSQRTFYVSGAVQTDNTADAIREIVKEIGAFTHDRPLTWAELDGQKTAVLNRMETGLSSNAAYLGAMLDADTRDMPLDYVTGVPDIVRGISLDEARKVAAETFRTDDFVWSISGDLRRIEPAIRALGLGPVEVQDVYGRRLR